One Aegilops tauschii subsp. strangulata cultivar AL8/78 chromosome 7, Aet v6.0, whole genome shotgun sequence genomic window carries:
- the LOC120968844 gene encoding retrovirus-related Pol polyprotein from transposon RE1 — protein MGENQGLEKAIEKLAELLTAKVGAAASPNNAIVPHIEPIQKIDLMPNEVKLEGVKNYLIWSRRALLILRTKGLEGFVSGEAEEPGDTKTAEWRTWSSTNSLIVAWLLNSLSPNIAATVETISTASEVWKTLSKLYSGEGNVMLIAETEERVGELRQGENSMMEYVAELQHLWADLDHYDPLDLLHADCIAAARKWIERRRVMQFLKGLNSEFEARRATLFHQPTLPTLEDAIAAMAQEEVRLKLMKNNTTTPSHPAFIATDYKSRECFNCIEKGHLIRSCTAPRRNMRGRGRGYNRVGLRGG, from the coding sequence ATGGGAGAAAATCAGGGACTCGAGAAGGCAATTGAAAAATTGGCTGAGCTCCTAACAGCCAAGGTAGGAGCTGCAGCATCTCCAAATAATGCAATTGTTCCTCACATTGAGCCAATTCAGAAAATTGACTTGATGCCAAATGAAGTTAAGCTGGAAGGTGTTAAGAATTATTTGATCTGGTCAAGAAGGGCGCTACTCATCTTGAGGACTAAAGGGCTTGAGGGCTTTGTTAGTGGTGAGGCAGAGGAGCCAGGAGACACGAAAACTGCAGAATGGAGGACATGGAGCAGTACCAACTCTTTGATAGTGGCATGGTTGTTGAACTCCTTGTCTCCAAACATTGCTGCAACTGTTGAGACTATCTCAACTGCTTCTGAGGTATGGAAAACCCTCTCAAAACTGTACTCAGGTGAAGGGAATGTGATGTTAATAGCTGAAACAGAGGAGAGAGTTGGTGAACTCAGACAAGGGGAAAATTCTATGATGGAGTATGTTGCTGAACTGCAGCATTTGTGGGCTGATTTAGATCACTATGATCCTCTGGATTTGCTACATGCAGATTGCATAGCAGCTGCTAGAAAATGGATTGAACGCAGGCGAGTGATGCAGTTTCTCAAAGGATTGAACTCTGAATTTGAGGCGAGACGTGCTACTTTATTTCATCAACCTACTCTACCTACCTTAGAGGATGCCATAGCAGCAATGGCACAAGAGGAGGTCCGATTAAAGTTGATGAAGAACAATACAACGACTCCATCTCATCCAGCCTTCATAGCAACCGACTATAAGAGCAGAGAGTGCTTCAACTGCATTGAGAAGGGTCATTTGATTCGTTCTTGCACGGCTCCACGTAGGAACATGCGTGGAAGGGGGAGAGGATATAACCGAGTTGGATTAAGGGGAGGCTGA